One Actinomycetes bacterium genomic window, CCTGACCGAGCGCTTCCTCGCAGAGGGGATGTCGGTTGTCATGGCGGACATCGAGGCCGACAAGCTCGAGAGCGAGGCCGACCGCCTCGCGGCCGACGGAGCTCGGGTGTCGGCGTTCGAGTGTGATGTCTCCGATCCCGCCCAGGTCCGCGCCCTGCGCGAGAGAGCGGTCTCCGACCACGGTGCGGTGCATGTGCTGTGCAACAACGCCGGGGTCGCGCTCGGTGCCAGGAACCTCGACACATCGGCCGAGCAGTGGCAGTGGGTCATCGGTGTGAACGTCCTCGGCGCGGCCTACGGCTGCAGCGAGTTCGGCCCGCTGATGGTCGAACAGGGTGAGGGTCACATCGTCAACACGTCCTCCGAGGCCGGCCTGTGCAGCACCCCGATGCTCGGCTCCTACCACGCGTCGAAATACGCGGTGGTGGGATTGTCAGAATCGTTGGCGATGGAGCTCGATGGCACCGGTGTGGGTGTGTCGGTGCTGTGTCCTGAACTCGTCGACACGCAGATCTTCGAATCGACACGCAACGCACCGGCAGAACTGGGCCTGCCCCGCCCGCGCCCAGTGCCCCTGGAGAAGATCGAGGAGTTCATGGGCAGCAAGGCGATGGCACCCTCAGATGTGGCCGGCAAGGCCGTGTACGCAATACGTCAGAACAACTTCTGGATCATCACCCATCCGGTCACCGAGACCCGCTACCGCCTGCGCAACCGTGACATGGAATCCGCAACGAATCCCCGGTTCCGAATGGGTTGAGCGCGCGGAACCGGCCACTCCCATGGACAAGGACCGAAGAGCCCGAACCCTGATCGGAGCCCAATGCAGATTCTCCAGACTCCCGACGAGGTGGCAGATGGCCTTCCCGGCTATGACTTCCACCGCCGCTACGCGACCGTTCCATCAGGAGACGGCCAGGAGATCCGGATCCACGTCGTCGACGAGGGAAGCCAAGAAGGCCACCCGGTCGTCTTCCTGCATGGGAACCCTTCGTGGTCCTATGTGTGGCGCGAACAGATCAAGGCGGCATCCGCGGCCGGCTTTCGGTCCATCGCACCTGACCTGGTCGGAATGGGGCTCTCCGACAAGCCCTCGGACATGTCCGACTACACCGTCGCCCGCCATGTCGAGTGGATCCGTGCGCTGCTGTTCGATCAGCTGCAACTTGCTGCACCGACTTTCGTACTGCACGACTGGGGCGGGATCATCGGCATGCGCATCGCTGCGGAGAATCCCGATCGGGTGGCGGCGATGGCCATTACCAACACGGGGCTGCCCTGGCGCGACATGGCTGAGCCACTTCCCGAGAAGATCGAGGCCGCAGGCCCCTTTGCGGACTTCCAGGCCTTCGCAGCCAGCGCACCGAGATGGGAACCATGGTCGCTGTTGCCGATGGTCATGGCCACTGAGCCTTCGCAGGCCCTGGTCGAGGCGTACCGCGCCCCCTACCCGGACGACTCACTGACTGTCGGCAGTCGGGCCTTCACGCAGTTGCTCCCGACCCGACCGGACAACCCGATGTACGCCGACAACTACGAGGCCTGGCGCTCGCTGGAGCGTTTCGAGAAGCCGGTTGTCACGATCTTCGGTGGCTTGGACGTGGTCGCTCCTGACGGCTGGAAGCCGATTTTGGAGCGGATCCCGGGTGCCCAGGGTCAGCCGCATGAGATCCTTGCCGGCGGCGGCCACTTCCTGCAGGAGGACCTGCCGGAGCAGTACACCGAGGCACTGATGGCGTGGTTGTCAGGCCTTCATGAGCGGTGATGTCGGCATCATCGGGCCTCCTCGGGCGGCCGGTACTGTGAGGCGGGATGGTTGATCTGGCCGACACCGAGGAACCGGACGAATCCGATGAGCCGGCGGACGGCCGGGTCGCCCGCCGGGAGCGCAACCGGAATGCGGTGCTGGACGTCGTGCTCGAGATGTTCGGGGAGGACTCGATGTTCCCCACCATCGAGCAGGCGTCCAGGCGATCGGGTCTTTCGCTGAGATCCTTGTACCGGTACTTCGCAGATCCGGGCGAGTTGGTGGACTCCGCCATCAAGCGTCATCAGGAAACCACCGGAGGCCTGTTCCACCTGTCGGCCATCGGTCAGGGTCCTCTCGAACATCGGATCGCTGAGTTCGTGAAGATGAGGATCCGTGGCTACGAGGTTGTGGGAGCGGTGTACCGCGCGTCAGTTCACAATGCCGGCCGACACCAGCGGGTGCGCGATGACCTTGCCATGAATCGTCGCCGCATGCGCGAGCAGTTCGACAAGCAGTTCAAGCCTGAACTGGCCGAGCTTCGGGGGCAGGACCGTGAGGCGGTGGCTTCGGCGGGTGATGTGCTGACACAGTTGGACACCATCGACTTGCTCCGGCGGGACCGCCGGATGACTGCCGTCGAGACCGAACGCACGCTGGTCACAGGCCTCGGCGCCATCCTTCACACGTAGGGTCGGAGGTTCAGCTCGAGATCCACACCCCGCTGAGCGGATGCCCCCCGGAGAGCTCCTCCGACGGTTCTGACCCGTCCGGCATCCTCGGCCCCAGCACCCCACGGACCTCGGGGCCGGTGGCAACATTCCATGTGACCCATTCCTGCCACAGTCCGTACGCCTCGCTTCCGAACCGTTCGTTGATCTGCTGGTAGGCGGCCCGGCGCTCCTGCGGGTCACCGGATGTGCGCCCGGTGTCGAGCAGGGCGCTGATCTCGGGGTCCCGGATGCGGGCGAGGTTCAAGCGGGAGTCCGTCTGCCACTGGACGTAGTTGGTGTCCGGCTCGCAGCCGCCGTGGCGACGCCACAGCACGGCGTCGAAGTCGCCGCCAATGACCGTGCTTATCAAGGCCGCCTGCTCGACGCCCTGGACCTGCACATCGATGTCGGCCTCGTCCCACATCGACTGCAGGAGCTGGACATCCTGTGAGTTCTCGGAGTCGGCTCCGTAGACGTAGGTGAAGCTGAGTTGCTCACCCGTCGCTTCCTCGTAGGCCGCGGCATGGCGTGCCGACTGCTCGAGGTCGAAGTCCGGGTAGCCGGTGTCATCGAGGTGGCCGATGCTGCCTGGTCCGAACGGCCCCGAAGCCATCTCGACACTTCCGTTGTAGCGCACCTCGTTGAATCGATCCCGGTCGATTGCGTGAGCTGCAGCGAGACGCGCGTCACGGTTGTCGAACGGGGGCTTCGACGTGTTCAGTAGGGAATACCTCACCTCCGGGCACTCCTCGGAGCGGACCAGAGCGATGGTTCCGGACTCCGCGTCAGCTTCCCAGAGCTCACCCACCGTTGCGGCTGCGGAGTGGGCGAGGTCTACGTCGCCCGCTGCGACGGCATTGGACCGGGCGGATGCGTCAACAATGGGCCTGAACACGACTCGGTCGAGGAAGGGCAGCTGGTTGCCGTCCTCGTCGGATCTCCAGTAGTCCGGGTTGCGGACTGCTGTCAGCTGGTCGTTGGGGACCCACTCCTCCAACATGAACGGGCCGGTACCGATCAGGTTCCGATCACATGTCTCGGTATCGTCCAGCTGGGCCTGAGCCATCACTCCGGCCTGCCCGCCGGAGTACAGCGCCGCCGGAAGTGCTGGCCACGGGATGCTCGTCGTGACCTGAACGGTCGAGTCGTCCACCACCTCGACGCTCTCGATGGGCTCGAGAACGAAGCGCGTCAGCAGTGGCGTCCTGGTTGGGTAGGCGCCCGTGAAGGCGTCCAGGTTGTTCTTCACCACCTGAGGGGTGAGTGGTGATCCGTCATGGAAGACGACCCCCTCGGGAAGGGTGATGGTCCACTGCGTGAAGTCTCCGTTGGGCTCGATCGACTCGGCGAGGAAGGGTACGAACTCTCCATCAGCGTTGGGCGCAGTGAGTGTGTCGTAGATGGACTTGGCTACCTGGAGCCCCGAGATGGCCAGCTGGGCCTCGGGCAGGCACCAGCCGCCCGATGTCTCGGCCTCGAGGCCGTAGGTCGCCGAACCTCCGTACTGCGGGTCGCCCGGATCAGTGGTCTCGTCGGCTCCCGAGGCCGCCGGTTCGTCTCCGTTCCCGCATGCCGTGGCAAGCATCACGAGTGATGCGAGCAGGGGCACAACGAGCGGTCTCGCACGCGAACGCGGAGTGCTGCCGGCGCTGGAGCCTGTGTTCCTGTCGGACACCTCGTTCACCCCCTTGTCGTCGGCGGCATCGTCCCGCATGCTCGGGCCGGCCCCCTCGACGACAATATGCCATCTATACTAGCAGTAGTTGTTCGGTTGCGGCGAGGGTCGGTTGCGGCGAGGGTTGCAGGGTCAGGTTCCGCACACGGGGACGGTCCCCCCAGACACGAGAGGGTTGCGAGGATGGCTACCAGGATCGCCGGTCGCGAGTGGTTCGAGGGGCGGACCGGACGGACGCTGGAGGAGTCCGATCCATTCTTCAAACCGGTCGACCACCCGGGTGACGGGGCGCCGAACGTGTTGGTGGTCCTCTACGACGACCTCGGCTTCAGCCACTTCAACTGCTTCGGCTCCACGCTGAACACGCCAAACGCGGACCGGCTCGCAGCCGGGGGTGTGCGGTTCACGAACTTCCACGTCACGCCGTTGTGCTCGCCGACGCGTGCCTCGTTGCTGACGGGCCGGAACCACCATACGGTGGGCATGCGCGCGGTGGGCAACATGCAGTCGGGCTTCCCGTCCCAGACCGGCGAGGTGACCCACAACGCGGCGACGATGGCGGAGGTGTTGCGCGCCGAGGGGTATGGCACGTGGGCGGTGGGCAAGTGGCACTTGGTGAACATGGAGGATGCCTCGGCTGCGGGCCCGTTCGACCAGTGGCCAACCCAGCGGGGCTTCGACCGGTTCTATGGGTTCCTGCAGGGTGAGACCGACCAGTTCCATCCCGAGCTCACCTACGACCAGCACCACGTCGACCCACCTGCCACGGCGGAGGAGGGCTACCACCTGACCGAGGACCTGATGGACCGGGCGATCGGATTCATCCGGGACTCCAAGTCGGTGCGGCCGGACCGACCCTTCTTCGGCTACGTGTCCCTCGGTGCGATGCACGCACCCCACCAGGCTCCCGAGGAGTACCTGGCCAAGTACCGGGGGGCGTTCGACGAGGGGTGGGACTCGTTCCGGGAGCGTTGGTTCGAGCGCCAGCGCGAGATGGGCATCATCCCCGAGGGCACCCAGCTCGCGCCTCGCAATCCCGGCGTGAACGCATGGGCGGACCTCTCGGAGAACGAGCGCACGCTGTTCGCCCGCTTCCAAGAGGCGTTCGCGGCCTTCCTCGACCACACCGATGCCCAGCTCGGCCGCCTGCTCGACGAGCTCGAAGCGCTCGGTGAGCTCGACGACACACTCATCCTGCTGACCTCCGACAACGGGGCGTCACAGGAGGGCGGGCCCAATGGCCAGCTGCACGAGATGATGTTCTTCAACATGCGCTTCGACGCGGCGGACGACATGATGCACGGCCTCGAGGACATCGGTGGGCCTGACTCGCACACCAACTATCCGTGGGGTTGGGCCCAGGCCGGCAACTGTCCCAACAAGTGGTACAAGCAGAACACCCATGGCGGTGGGGTGCGCTCACCGCTGATCGTCCACTGGCCCGCGGGGATCGAGGCGGAGGGGGAGCTGCGCCACCAGTTCCACCATGTGATCGACATCGCGCCGACCGTGTACGAGGCGCTCGGCATAACCCCACGCGACACCTACGACGGTCATGAGCAGATCCCGATCGCAGGCACGCCGATGTCGTACGCGCTCGAGGACGCCTCGGCGCCGACCACACGCAACCTGCAGTACTTCGAGATGATGGGGCACCGCGGGATCGTCGAGGACGGCTGGAAGGCAGTCACGCGTCGCGACCTGTTCAACGCGCCGGCCGACGCCGACGCCGACGTCTGGGAGCTGTACTACCTGCCGGATGACTTCTCGGAGTGCAACGACCTCGCGTCGGAGCATCGCGACAAGGTCGCCCACCTGATCGAGTTGTGGTGGGAGGAGATGGAGCGCCATGGCGGACTCCCATTCGACCTGCGCACACTCGAGCTGTTCAGCACACCCCACCGCCCACACACCCCACACCAAAGCCACCGCTACCGCTACCTGCCACCGATCTCACACCTGCCTGCCGAGGTCGCTCCCGCGGTTGCGGGCCGGTCCTGGACCATGACCGCCACCGTGTCACGGGACCCCGGTGATGACGGCGTGCTGTTCACCACCGGCACCCAGAACTCGGGGTACGCGTTCTTCGTCAAGGACGACCGGCTCTGCTTCGACTACAACGCCTTCGGTGACCACACCCTCGTCGTGTCCGACATCGACCTGCCAACGGACGCAACCGAGCTCACGGTTCGCTTCGACCGCACCGGCCGCCGCACCGGGTCCGTGGAGCTGCGCATCGGCGACGAGCGGCACGGCTACTCCGAGATCCCCTGGATCATGAGAATGATGTCCTCTGTGGGCGCGGACGTGGGCAGGGGCACCAACTCGGCGGTCAGCACCGAGTACACCGGGCGCTTTCCCTTCAGGGGAACCCTGCACGAGCTCACCGTGGATGTCGACAGGACGCGTTCGGAGCGCGAGCGCGAGGCCAACGCGCGGGCCCGCTACGACGCCGAGATCTCCAGGCAATAGCGCCGAGATCCTCATCGCGACCGGCTCTGCGACGCGGCATCGCCGGAAGGCGTCGGCCGCTCCACAGTCCGCAGAGCGCCGACCGCTCTGCGCGAGCAGCCAGGCGGCTGACTGTCGCCGTTCCGCTGGCTAGGTTGCGACCGATGTGGAATCGCTGTCTCCTGGGGGTCTTGGTGCCGGTCGCTCTCGTCGCGTTCATGGCGTTGGCGTGCACCAGCGACGAGGGTGCAGCGACCGACCCGGCGGCGTCGGGTGTCGCTACTCCCACCAAGGAACTCGACGGTCGAGGCGACTCGACCACGGCGCAGATCGTCGACCTACGCCCGTTGGGGACCTCTGACGACCGGCGCATCGTCGACGACCTCGGTCGTGAAGTGCTGTTGCGGGGCGCGAACCTCAACTCGCTCGGCGAGTACTGGCAGGGCGACCCCGACCACCCGCCGACTGCGCCCGCCACGGATGCAGATTGGGAGGAGATGGCTCGGCGGGGCTTCTCGGTGGTTCGGCTGATCATCAACTGGTCACGTGTCGAGCCCGAGCGTGGCCGGATCGACCAGGCCTACCTCGACGACGTCGACGCGTACGTGACGGCTGCGGGCGATCAGGGCATCTACACAGTCATCGACATGCACCAGGATGCCTACTCGGCATTCATCGCCACCGAGGACGCCGCAGAATGCGGCGGTGATCCCACCGCTCGGCCCGGCAAGGGCTGGGACGGTGCTCCGGAGTGGGCGACCATCACCGACGATCTCTCCACCTGCGTGACCGGTGACCGCAACTCCGCGCCGGCGGTGATTGCTGCGTGGAACCACTTCTACGACGACACCGACGGCATCCGTCAGCGATTCGTGGCCTCCTGGGCCGCCATCGCCGAGCGCTTCGCCGGCCGGGCAGAGGTTGCGGGCTACGACCTGATCAACGAACCCGAAGTGTCCCGTCCCGCCGCCGCACTGCAGCCGCTCTACGAGGGGTTGCTGGCGGAGACGATCGACGCGATCCGCTCGGCGGAGGACGGCGCCCCCTTCGCACACCTCATCTTCGTCGAACCGGCCGTACCGGCTGGTGACCCGACTCTCGGCCCCATCATCCCCGACCCTGCGGCGGCTGGAGTCGAGACCATCGGCATCGTGGCCGCACCCCACAACTACGCCGAGTCGATCGACACGCTCGGACTCACCATCGAGGAGACCTTCGACCTCTTCCTGGGCGTGTCCGAGGGCCTCGGCGTAGCGACCTGGATCGGCGAGTACGGGTTCTGGGACACAAGTGACGAGACCCTCGCCAAGGTGCACCGGTACGCCGCCGCCGAGGACACCCACGCGCTGGGCGGGGCCTGGTGGCAGTGGCGCCAGGTCTGTGGCGACCCCCACCACGTGACGTGGGGTGAACCGGTCGAGGGTGAGGTGGTGCACCTCAACGTCGTCGGCTGTCCCACCGACGTCGATCTCGGCCCCAACGAGGCTTTCCTGTCGGTGCTCGGACGCGCCTACCCGCGGGCCACTCCCGGGCGCATCACAGACCTGGTAAGCGATCCCGACACCGGCGAGTTGACAGTGGAGGCCGCCGGCGCGCCGGTCGGCGTCGAGGTCGTCGTATGGACACCTACGGGCTCAGACACCCACGCCGTCTCGACCGCTGGACTGGAATCGTTGACCGAACATGGCGTGGACGGTGGGCGCATCGTCATCGCCACCACCGTTGCACCCGACTGGAGACTCGAAATCGCCCCGGCGGAATGACGGGAGTTGTCCTGTCATGCGATTCCGGCGTGGGCTGGATCAGACCTCGGCGACGGGTATGGCGCCGGATGGCCTCATCGGACCCGCCGTTCTCATTCTGGCTACTCGGCTTCTTCACCCATCTATCGGCACGCCACCCGCACGCGAGGGATGTCGAATGTCAGGGCTCTGGGGTCCTTTGCGTCCGATCTCTCAGGTGGGTGACCACGAGTTCGGTGAGCCTCTCGGGTTCGGCCTGCAGGATCGGCTGGTGGGCATCCTCGACGATCTCGAGCCAGTACGGTCCGGTCACCCAGTTGGCGTTGGCGTCCACCGATGATCTCGAGACGTTCTCAGAGCCGGGTGGCCAGATGAAGGTCGTCGGCACCTCGACGGGGTCGAGGTCCTCACCGGCCCACAAAGGAATGGCCCGGTACCAGTTGTAGACGGCCCGCAGCGCCTCGTCGCTATCGAGGGCACGACGGTAGGGCTCGCTCTCCTCGGGGGGCACTGCCTGCACCTGGAGCATCCTGTCGAACATCGCACGTTCGTTTCCCTCCCTGGCTGCCTCGCGGAAGTACGAGAATCGATCGCCCTGGTCCTCCGCGTTGCTCGTCGACGCAGCCATCGCCTCCTTGATCGCGCCCGGATGGGGAATGTTGATGCCCACCAATGACCGGACCCGATGCGGGTGTTTCGCCGCGAGGCCCCAGGCGATGCTCGACCCGATGCTGGTGCCCATCAGGTGGAACCGGGCGCCGGGACCCGCCAGGGCATCTGCAATTGCGAGTGTGTCAGCGATGTATTCGTCGAGGTGGTACGCCTCCACGCCCGCCGGGCGGGCGCCCTCACAGAATCCCCGAAGGTCGTGGGCCACCACACGGAAGCCCATCTCGGCCATCGGTGGGATCTGGTGATGCCATTCCCAGCTGTTACGGGGCAGCCCGTGCAACAGCAGTACCAGCGGACCGCTCTCTGGCCCGGCCGCCAAGGCCGTGAACCTCATCCCGCGCGCATCGATCCCGATCTGTTCCATGGAGATAGTCCTACATGGCCCAGGGCCACGTCATGCAAGTGGCGCAGTCAGGCATGATGGCAGGCTACGAAGCGACCGTCGCCCAGGTCCCGCAGAGACTCACACAGGCTGCGGAGATCATCGATGCTCTCTCCACCCTGGCCGCAGTACTTTTCGAGGACCAGCACCTCTGCCTGTGGACCAGCCCTAGCGAGTCGACCTGCGGCCATGTCGCCGTCCAGCACGGTGACCACGTGGACTACCTGCACGACGGCCACCGTCACGCGGCGCACGGCGACCACTACGACGAGCACTGACTCCGCAACTGAGGCCGCCTCAGGCGCAGCAGGTGTCGGCGAGTGATTCGGCGCGCCACGTCCGGACCGCTTCGACTGCAGCGAATGCGGCGATGGCGAGTCCGGCCAGCGGGTCCGCCCACCACCAGCCGAGTGCCCAGTTGGCTCCGATGCCGATGAGCACGACAGCCGAGAGCAGCGCACAGAGGTTGGTCTGTGCGGCGTCCGCCTTGGCGGCGGCCGACCCCAGCAGCGGTGCGAGGCGGGCCTTCGCCCGGGCCAGCAGCGGCATGACGAGCAGCGACACCGCGGCCAGCGCGAGGCCGATGGTGCTTGCCTCGGGCTTGGTGCCGTTCAGAAGGTCGGTCGTGGCGTCCACGGCAACGTAGGTCGCGAGCGCGGCGAAGCTCAGCGCGATCGCCTTGGTGGCGCGGGCGTCGGCGGGCTGGGTGCACACGCCACGCCGTTCCTGGCGGAGCCGCCAGGTCAGGATGAGCGCTGCGGAGACCTCGATGGCCGAGTCCATTCCGAACCCGACGAGGCTCACCGACCCTGCGACGATCCCCGCCGCGAGCGCAACAGCGCCCTCGATGGTGTTCCAGCCGATCGTCGCGATGTTGAGCACCCAGGCCTGGCGGACGGCGCGTTGGCGCACGTCGCGGATCACGCCGGTCGTCGGCGGAGATAGCTCGATCATGCGTCTCTCAGGCCCGGCCATCGAGGTCCTCGTGGGCGTGGTCGACGGTGAGCGCCAGTCCGGCTAGCTCGAGCAGGGCCTGGGCGAGCTCGGGGGAGGCGAGGTCGTAGCGGACCTGTCGGCCCTCGCGTGTGGCGGTCACGAGCCCACATCCGCGTAGGCAGGTGAGGTGGTTCGAGATGTTGGTCCGTCCGACGCCCAGACGGTCCGCGAGCTCTGCTGGATAGGTGGGGCCGGTTGTCAGCTGCAGCAGGATCTGCCGACGGGTGGTGTCGGCCAGGGCGGTCCCGACGCGCTCGAGCGTGTCCAGCTCGTGGGAGTCCTCGATCGAGGCGGTCGTAGGGGAAGCAGTATCCACTCCGGCATAGTACAGCCAATCGTGAATTAACGATCACGTCAACGTTTGCGAACCTCGGGACCAGGGTGCTGAACCCGGCCAGAAGTGCCCGGACCGTAGCCGGCGAGGATGCGGGCGATGATCGAAACAGGATCGGTTCGTCTCGGGTTGAGACGGTCGACTGGGCCTTCGACTGGCCGAGCCAGCTTCCCCCAAGCGGCCAACGCGGAGCCAGCACAGTCGAGCGACCGAGTTCGTGCAGCGGAGGAAACGCCTGGGCTCGGCGGCTACCGCCAGGGCCGACCGACGCCGCGAGGGGCGAGGCGCTGGGTGAAGGCCTCGATGGCACTCAACAGGAAGCCGCCGAGGCTGCAGGCGTCGCCTGCGAGACCGTCAATCGATGGCGCAATAAGCACCCGGCATTCATCGCCGAGTTGAAGCAGCAGCGACAGAGCCGAGCCCAGGAGCTGCAATATCGGGTTCGCGAGATGGACGCCATGGCGCTGGCGGTCATCGGCGAGGCTCTGGAGGAAGGTGACCGCTCCGCTGCGATGGGTTGGCTCCGAGCCCGCTCATTTCCAAGAGGTCAACACCGAACCCAAAGGTCCGACGACCCCAGACGAAGTGATCGATCAGTTCGTCGACGTTCGCGAGCGAGAGATGCTGCATGAGGCCCAGGACCGAGAAGCGATGAAGCTGGAGGCAACCTTCGCTGGGGCTGTCGCCGGCATATACCTGTCGTGGTGCTACGACCTCCCCGTGGGCGCCAACATCGTCCTTGTCCTGGCCACCATCTTCGTGATCGCAAGGACGGTGGCACCCCGCCACGGCCTGTTGGCCCGCAGGATCGCCACGCAGAGGGTCCATTCGTGGTCTCACTCGTACGGTTCGCGCGGCTGGTCGATCGGGGTGACGGACTCCGCCAGCATCTCCGGCATGGGAACGTCCGCCTCCGGGTCCTCGGCAGCGGGTACCCAGGTCCCGACGACCGTGACCCAGGAGTCCTCGGGAGGTGCCACCCCCTGCACCCTCACCTGAACCGGTAGCCCGTCCGCCGCGCAGCACGAGAGGGCGAACCTGGTCAGCAGGAAGTCCTCGCCTGTCGGATCGGCGACGAACCCCGTGAGCCGCACCGGTTCGCCCTCGAGCTGTCGGTCGTCGTCGTAGTTCACGCGGTAGGTGAACTCCGAGAGGGTCAGGTCGATCGCACCGTTGGTCGGCTCCGGGGGAGGCGGGTAGGTGGTGTCGACAGGCTCGGGCAGCTGCCGCGACGATTGGCCCGCGACCGCGTACGAGCCGAGTGGAGCAAGCGGGACCACGAACACGGCGAGGGCGGGTAGAACCAGCAGGTAGGAGATCCAGTTCTCCCGGTGCGAGTGGGACTCGGTGTCGGCTGTGGGTTCAGCTCGGTTGCCTCGCTGCCTGATTGCGATACGCAACTGCGAGAACGCCAGGACCAGCAGGACCGAGCCGCTCAGCACCAGCCAGCGGCCCATCGAACCCTTGACGTACAGCAGGTGGTCGTCGGTGGCGCCCAGCCGGATCAGGAGCACAGCCGGGAACAGCACCAGGATGCCCCGGTCCAGAGCCCTCACAGCAGCAGGCTTCCCACGACGACCCCGGAGCCGATGGCAACAACGAAGGTGAGCGGCGCGAACCTCCGCGACATGGCCGCACCGAACACGCCGGTCTGCATCGCGACCAGCTTCATGTCAACCATCGGTCCGACGACGAGAAACACGAGCCGAGAGGTGAGCGAGAACTGTGTGAGGCCAGCAGCCACGAACGCGTCTGCCTCGCTGCAGATCGACAGGAAGAAGGCCAGAAGTGCCATGACGATGATCGAGGCGACGCCCGCCCCTCCGATCGCGTCGAGTACGGAACTGGGCACAACCACCTGCAGGGTCGCGGCAGCCAGGGCCCCCACGACCAGGTAGCCGCCCGCGTGGAGCAGGTCGTGCGAGGCGGTCGAGGTGAACACCTCCCATCGAGTGCCTTCGGGCAGCTTCTGGCGCAACGCCCGCTCGACCCATTGGTCACGACCAATGCGAACCCAGATCAGGCCTACCATGATCGCGGCGAGGAGGGATGCAAGGAAGCGTGCCACGACCATTTCGGGCATCCCGGGAAACGCCACGGCCGTGGAGATCAGAACGATCGGGTTGATGGCCGGTGCCGCAAGCAGGAAGGTGAGCGCCGCCGGGGGCGCGACACCGTGCGCCACCAGCCGGCCGGCCACCGGCACCGAACCGCACTCGCAGCCTGGAAGGGCCAGTCCTGAGAGGCCGGCCACAGGAACTGCAGCCCGCGTGTCCGATGGCAGCAGCCTGGCGATTGCTCCTGGACGGACGTAGGCGGCCACGAAGCCACTGAGCACCACGCCCATGACCAGGAAGGGCATCGCCTGGAGGCTGATCGAGATGAAGATCGTGAACCAGGTCTGTACTGCTGGACCGTCGACATAGTCGGTCAGCAGGCCCCGCACTGCGATGAGCCCCAGGCATGCCCACAG contains:
- a CDS encoding arylsulfatase yields the protein MATRIAGREWFEGRTGRTLEESDPFFKPVDHPGDGAPNVLVVLYDDLGFSHFNCFGSTLNTPNADRLAAGGVRFTNFHVTPLCSPTRASLLTGRNHHTVGMRAVGNMQSGFPSQTGEVTHNAATMAEVLRAEGYGTWAVGKWHLVNMEDASAAGPFDQWPTQRGFDRFYGFLQGETDQFHPELTYDQHHVDPPATAEEGYHLTEDLMDRAIGFIRDSKSVRPDRPFFGYVSLGAMHAPHQAPEEYLAKYRGAFDEGWDSFRERWFERQREMGIIPEGTQLAPRNPGVNAWADLSENERTLFARFQEAFAAFLDHTDAQLGRLLDELEALGELDDTLILLTSDNGASQEGGPNGQLHEMMFFNMRFDAADDMMHGLEDIGGPDSHTNYPWGWAQAGNCPNKWYKQNTHGGGVRSPLIVHWPAGIEAEGELRHQFHHVIDIAPTVYEALGITPRDTYDGHEQIPIAGTPMSYALEDASAPTTRNLQYFEMMGHRGIVEDGWKAVTRRDLFNAPADADADVWELYYLPDDFSECNDLASEHRDKVAHLIELWWEEMERHGGLPFDLRTLELFSTPHRPHTPHQSHRYRYLPPISHLPAEVAPAVAGRSWTMTATVSRDPGDDGVLFTTGTQNSGYAFFVKDDRLCFDYNAFGDHTLVVSDIDLPTDATELTVRFDRTGRRTGSVELRIGDERHGYSEIPWIMRMMSSVGADVGRGTNSAVSTEYTGRFPFRGTLHELTVDVDRTRSEREREANARARYDAEISRQ
- a CDS encoding TetR/AcrR family transcriptional regulator, translating into MVDLADTEEPDESDEPADGRVARRERNRNAVLDVVLEMFGEDSMFPTIEQASRRSGLSLRSLYRYFADPGELVDSAIKRHQETTGGLFHLSAIGQGPLEHRIAEFVKMRIRGYEVVGAVYRASVHNAGRHQRVRDDLAMNRRRMREQFDKQFKPELAELRGQDREAVASAGDVLTQLDTIDLLRRDRRMTAVETERTLVTGLGAILHT
- a CDS encoding SDR family NAD(P)-dependent oxidoreductase — protein: MELNGRNAVVTGAASGIGLALTERFLAEGMSVVMADIEADKLESEADRLAADGARVSAFECDVSDPAQVRALRERAVSDHGAVHVLCNNAGVALGARNLDTSAEQWQWVIGVNVLGAAYGCSEFGPLMVEQGEGHIVNTSSEAGLCSTPMLGSYHASKYAVVGLSESLAMELDGTGVGVSVLCPELVDTQIFESTRNAPAELGLPRPRPVPLEKIEEFMGSKAMAPSDVAGKAVYAIRQNNFWIITHPVTETRYRLRNRDMESATNPRFRMG
- a CDS encoding ABC transporter substrate-binding protein is translated as MRDDAADDKGVNEVSDRNTGSSAGSTPRSRARPLVVPLLASLVMLATACGNGDEPAASGADETTDPGDPQYGGSATYGLEAETSGGWCLPEAQLAISGLQVAKSIYDTLTAPNADGEFVPFLAESIEPNGDFTQWTITLPEGVVFHDGSPLTPQVVKNNLDAFTGAYPTRTPLLTRFVLEPIESVEVVDDSTVQVTTSIPWPALPAALYSGGQAGVMAQAQLDDTETCDRNLIGTGPFMLEEWVPNDQLTAVRNPDYWRSDEDGNQLPFLDRVVFRPIVDASARSNAVAAGDVDLAHSAAATVGELWEADAESGTIALVRSEECPEVRYSLLNTSKPPFDNRDARLAAAHAIDRDRFNEVRYNGSVEMASGPFGPGSIGHLDDTGYPDFDLEQSARHAAAYEEATGEQLSFTYVYGADSENSQDVQLLQSMWDEADIDVQVQGVEQAALISTVIGGDFDAVLWRRHGGCEPDTNYVQWQTDSRLNLARIRDPEISALLDTGRTSGDPQERRAAYQQINERFGSEAYGLWQEWVTWNVATGPEVRGVLGPRMPDGSEPSEELSGGHPLSGVWISS
- a CDS encoding alpha/beta fold hydrolase, producing MQILQTPDEVADGLPGYDFHRRYATVPSGDGQEIRIHVVDEGSQEGHPVVFLHGNPSWSYVWREQIKAASAAGFRSIAPDLVGMGLSDKPSDMSDYTVARHVEWIRALLFDQLQLAAPTFVLHDWGGIIGMRIAAENPDRVAAMAITNTGLPWRDMAEPLPEKIEAAGPFADFQAFAASAPRWEPWSLLPMVMATEPSQALVEAYRAPYPDDSLTVGSRAFTQLLPTRPDNPMYADNYEAWRSLERFEKPVVTIFGGLDVVAPDGWKPILERIPGAQGQPHEILAGGGHFLQEDLPEQYTEALMAWLSGLHER